A stretch of Rhododendron vialii isolate Sample 1 chromosome 4a, ASM3025357v1 DNA encodes these proteins:
- the LOC131323272 gene encoding uncharacterized protein LOC131323272 isoform X1 produces the protein MSECERNDPELKGLRHVDQLSENLNDNTSSGSLDAVFTQKEVDAAQVSGQMEQLPQSSETLEPEMARKIGKSNLRKSLAWDSAFFNSEGFLEPDELSSMIKGADKRGKHLLPGIEEDMQKSIDSISTLESESLTLESLEADFFEDIRASIQKSSKASNWTSSSKAAPGETDTQSTCSLKKVDASKNMLKLKPASKKQTIAMHEPGKLAKQSSGSQGTQASPYLPLASNGGVTSSVPKPMKVIGRPNPILSAPLKRASLDANKVKRENDKAKGSSVPCKVSLVSKVSGLGGPFRTAVPKPAPSSKSFSLNSVDGGKGISPVKSSRRRIDSKTVNPVSSSSTLKNPSKVPLKKKGQAQLTISKRASNASPASSFSEWSSVSSSSTSTANQRSNSSRVSIDTSSPCRSLDSDAPPAFENHEQISMHEHEVNPHSSRNQQKASMQSGVLNRPATGQPTGLRMPSPKLGFFDGVKPVDRTPKVSIQSHSGMPPRPKIGARISKPNGVSSQANNTKLQPTRSVTATGNLKLDSKKPASPVPSQKPLNASPKVSNVSGGVNKNHSISAKSHNKIVGESCLKAAKVVCEGLDGEKSRSPGVLKSEFNLEKQDDTKLKDSITPAEGNTYVSSHLNAEKIKLTENEDEHANFILQQLENELNSLCKRDEKEDAHFEDHVEGLSMHVGAMVSKQDVQKELVGKSVSQIDSGLLDSELPSSKELSCLSEMGESPSNLLGPTLISLSPTTSEINVSARTPLAIKNSFNEEDLPTRLSIGVVEKTSSIRSLESAQMDNS, from the exons AAAATTTGAATGACAACACCAGTTCTGGATCTCTGGATGCTGTCTTTACTCAAAAGGAAGTGGATGCAGCCCAAGTTAGTGGGCAGATGGAACAGTTGCCTCAATCTTCTGAGACATTGGAACCAGAAATGGCAAGGAAAATTGGAAAGAGTAATTTACGGAAAAGTTTAGCTTGGGATAGTGCCTTCTTCAATAGTGAAG GTTTTTTAGAGCCTGATGAGTTATCTAGCATGATCAAAGGAGCTGACAAGCgtggaaaacatttgttacCTGGAATTGAAGAGGATATGCAGAAATCTATTGATTCAATCTCTACATTAGAAAGTGAGAGTCTGACTCTTGAAAGTCTTGAAGCTGATTTCTTTGAAGACATCAGAGCTTCAATTCAGAAATCCAGTAAAGCATCGAATTGGACTAGTTCTAGCAAAGCTGCACCAGGAGAAACAGACACCCAATCTACCTGCT CTTTAAAGAAGGTGGACGCTTCTAAGAATATG CTGAAGCTGAAACCTGCCTCAAAGAAACAAACAATTGCCATGCATGAACCAGGGAAATTGGCCAAGCAGAGCTCTGGTTCACAAGGCACTCAGGCAAGTCCTTATTTG CCTCTGGCTAGCAATGGAGGTGTGACTTCTTCCGTTCCAAAGCCAATGAAGGTAATTGGCAGGCCTAATCCCATCTTGTCAGCGCCGCTGAAAAGGGCTTCTTTGGATGCCAACAAAGTCAAACGGGAGAATGATAAAGCAAAAGGGTCCTCTG TTCCATGTAAAGTCAGTCTGGTGTCAAAGGTATCTGGTTTGGGTGGTCCCTTCAGAACTGCAGTACCGAAGCCTGCACCATCTTCAAAATCCTTCTCTTTGAATTCTGTCGATGGTGGCAAAGGCATATCTCCTGTGAAATCTAGTAGAAGGAGGATTGATTCGAAAACGGTTAATCCAGTTTCTTCCAGTTCAACCCTCAAAAATCCATCAAAGGTTCCATTGAAGAAAAAAGGACAGGCTCAATTAACTATATCGAAACGAGCTTCTAATGCATCCCCTGCTAGTTCTTTCAGTGAATGGTCCTCAGTATCATCTTCATCAACTTCTACTGCCAACCAGAGGTCTAATAGTTCAAGGGTTAGCATTGATACTAGCTCTCCTTGCAGATCCCTAGATAGTGATGCCCCTCCTGCTTTTGAAAATCATGAACAAATTTCAATGCATGAACACGAGGTAAATCCACACTCTAGTAGAAATCAACAGAAAGCTTCGATGCAGAGTGGTGTACTTAATCGACCAGCTACAGGACAACCCACAGGTCTGCGTATGCCATCCCCAAAGCTTGGGTTTTTTGACGGG GTGAAACCTGTGGATCGTACCCCTAAAGTAAGTATACAATCTCATTCTGGTATGCCACCTCGTCCTAAAATTGGAGCCAGAATCAGTAAACCAAATGGGGTCTCAAGCCAGGCAAATAATACAAAGCTTCAACCTACAAGATCTGTGACTGCAACTGGGAATTTGAAGCTCGACAGTAAGAAACCTGCTTCACCTGTGCCATCTCAAAAACCATTAAATGCTTCTCCAAAGGTCTCTAATGTTTCTGGGGGCGTAAATAAAAATCATAGCATTTCAGCTAAATCTCATAACAAAATAGTTGGAGAAAGTTGCTTGAAAGCTGCGAAAGTAGTTTGTGAGGGACTTGATGGGGAAAAGTCTAGAAGTCCAGGTGTCTTGAAGAGTGAATTTAACTTGGAAAAACAAGATGATACCAAGTTGAAGGACAGCATTACTCCTGCTGAAGGGAACACTTATGTGAGTTCCCATTTGAATGCCGAAAAGATAAAGCTGACTGAAAATGAGGATGAACATGCAAATTTTATCCTACAGCAACTCGAAAATGAATTGAATTCTCTTTGTAAAAGGGATGAAAAGGAGGATGCCCATTTTGAAGACCATGTTGAGGGTTTGAGCATGCATGTGGGAGCTATGGTCTCAAAACAGGATGTGCAGAAAGAGCTTGTTGGAAAATCTGTTTCTCAAATTGATTCCGGTCTCCTGGATTCAGAGTTGCCATCTTCAAAAGAATTATCTTGCCTCAGCGAAATGGGGGAATCACCAAGTAATTTGTTGGGGCCGACTCtgatctctctttctccaacGACATCTGAAATTAATGTGAGTGCAAGGACACCTTTGGCTATTAAGAATTCTTTCAATGAGGAGGACCTTCCAACTAGATTGAGTATTGGCGTCGTAGAGAAGACATCATCCATCCGTTCTTTAGAGAGTGCTCAGATGGATAACAGTTGA
- the LOC131323272 gene encoding uncharacterized protein LOC131323272 isoform X2: MSECERNDPELKGLRHVDQLSENLNDNTSSGSLDAVFTQKEVDAAQVSGQMEQLPQSSETLEPEMARKIGKSNLRKSLAWDSAFFNSEGFLEPDELSSMIKGADKRGKHLLPGIEEDMQKSIDSISTLESESLTLESLEADFFEDIRASIQKSSKASNWTSSSKAAPGETDTQSTCSLKKVDASKNMLKLKPASKKQTIAMHEPGKLAKQSSGSQGTQPLASNGGVTSSVPKPMKVIGRPNPILSAPLKRASLDANKVKRENDKAKGSSVPCKVSLVSKVSGLGGPFRTAVPKPAPSSKSFSLNSVDGGKGISPVKSSRRRIDSKTVNPVSSSSTLKNPSKVPLKKKGQAQLTISKRASNASPASSFSEWSSVSSSSTSTANQRSNSSRVSIDTSSPCRSLDSDAPPAFENHEQISMHEHEVNPHSSRNQQKASMQSGVLNRPATGQPTGLRMPSPKLGFFDGVKPVDRTPKVSIQSHSGMPPRPKIGARISKPNGVSSQANNTKLQPTRSVTATGNLKLDSKKPASPVPSQKPLNASPKVSNVSGGVNKNHSISAKSHNKIVGESCLKAAKVVCEGLDGEKSRSPGVLKSEFNLEKQDDTKLKDSITPAEGNTYVSSHLNAEKIKLTENEDEHANFILQQLENELNSLCKRDEKEDAHFEDHVEGLSMHVGAMVSKQDVQKELVGKSVSQIDSGLLDSELPSSKELSCLSEMGESPSNLLGPTLISLSPTTSEINVSARTPLAIKNSFNEEDLPTRLSIGVVEKTSSIRSLESAQMDNS; this comes from the exons AAAATTTGAATGACAACACCAGTTCTGGATCTCTGGATGCTGTCTTTACTCAAAAGGAAGTGGATGCAGCCCAAGTTAGTGGGCAGATGGAACAGTTGCCTCAATCTTCTGAGACATTGGAACCAGAAATGGCAAGGAAAATTGGAAAGAGTAATTTACGGAAAAGTTTAGCTTGGGATAGTGCCTTCTTCAATAGTGAAG GTTTTTTAGAGCCTGATGAGTTATCTAGCATGATCAAAGGAGCTGACAAGCgtggaaaacatttgttacCTGGAATTGAAGAGGATATGCAGAAATCTATTGATTCAATCTCTACATTAGAAAGTGAGAGTCTGACTCTTGAAAGTCTTGAAGCTGATTTCTTTGAAGACATCAGAGCTTCAATTCAGAAATCCAGTAAAGCATCGAATTGGACTAGTTCTAGCAAAGCTGCACCAGGAGAAACAGACACCCAATCTACCTGCT CTTTAAAGAAGGTGGACGCTTCTAAGAATATG CTGAAGCTGAAACCTGCCTCAAAGAAACAAACAATTGCCATGCATGAACCAGGGAAATTGGCCAAGCAGAGCTCTGGTTCACAAGGCACTCAG CCTCTGGCTAGCAATGGAGGTGTGACTTCTTCCGTTCCAAAGCCAATGAAGGTAATTGGCAGGCCTAATCCCATCTTGTCAGCGCCGCTGAAAAGGGCTTCTTTGGATGCCAACAAAGTCAAACGGGAGAATGATAAAGCAAAAGGGTCCTCTG TTCCATGTAAAGTCAGTCTGGTGTCAAAGGTATCTGGTTTGGGTGGTCCCTTCAGAACTGCAGTACCGAAGCCTGCACCATCTTCAAAATCCTTCTCTTTGAATTCTGTCGATGGTGGCAAAGGCATATCTCCTGTGAAATCTAGTAGAAGGAGGATTGATTCGAAAACGGTTAATCCAGTTTCTTCCAGTTCAACCCTCAAAAATCCATCAAAGGTTCCATTGAAGAAAAAAGGACAGGCTCAATTAACTATATCGAAACGAGCTTCTAATGCATCCCCTGCTAGTTCTTTCAGTGAATGGTCCTCAGTATCATCTTCATCAACTTCTACTGCCAACCAGAGGTCTAATAGTTCAAGGGTTAGCATTGATACTAGCTCTCCTTGCAGATCCCTAGATAGTGATGCCCCTCCTGCTTTTGAAAATCATGAACAAATTTCAATGCATGAACACGAGGTAAATCCACACTCTAGTAGAAATCAACAGAAAGCTTCGATGCAGAGTGGTGTACTTAATCGACCAGCTACAGGACAACCCACAGGTCTGCGTATGCCATCCCCAAAGCTTGGGTTTTTTGACGGG GTGAAACCTGTGGATCGTACCCCTAAAGTAAGTATACAATCTCATTCTGGTATGCCACCTCGTCCTAAAATTGGAGCCAGAATCAGTAAACCAAATGGGGTCTCAAGCCAGGCAAATAATACAAAGCTTCAACCTACAAGATCTGTGACTGCAACTGGGAATTTGAAGCTCGACAGTAAGAAACCTGCTTCACCTGTGCCATCTCAAAAACCATTAAATGCTTCTCCAAAGGTCTCTAATGTTTCTGGGGGCGTAAATAAAAATCATAGCATTTCAGCTAAATCTCATAACAAAATAGTTGGAGAAAGTTGCTTGAAAGCTGCGAAAGTAGTTTGTGAGGGACTTGATGGGGAAAAGTCTAGAAGTCCAGGTGTCTTGAAGAGTGAATTTAACTTGGAAAAACAAGATGATACCAAGTTGAAGGACAGCATTACTCCTGCTGAAGGGAACACTTATGTGAGTTCCCATTTGAATGCCGAAAAGATAAAGCTGACTGAAAATGAGGATGAACATGCAAATTTTATCCTACAGCAACTCGAAAATGAATTGAATTCTCTTTGTAAAAGGGATGAAAAGGAGGATGCCCATTTTGAAGACCATGTTGAGGGTTTGAGCATGCATGTGGGAGCTATGGTCTCAAAACAGGATGTGCAGAAAGAGCTTGTTGGAAAATCTGTTTCTCAAATTGATTCCGGTCTCCTGGATTCAGAGTTGCCATCTTCAAAAGAATTATCTTGCCTCAGCGAAATGGGGGAATCACCAAGTAATTTGTTGGGGCCGACTCtgatctctctttctccaacGACATCTGAAATTAATGTGAGTGCAAGGACACCTTTGGCTATTAAGAATTCTTTCAATGAGGAGGACCTTCCAACTAGATTGAGTATTGGCGTCGTAGAGAAGACATCATCCATCCGTTCTTTAGAGAGTGCTCAGATGGATAACAGTTGA
- the LOC131321993 gene encoding small ribosomal subunit protein uS12-like — protein MGKTRGMGAGRKLKSHRIRQRWADKSYKKSHLGNEWKKPFAGSSHAKGIVLEKIGIEAKQPNSAIRKCARVQLIKNGKKIAAFVPNDGCLNYIEENDEVLIAGFGRKGHAVGDIPGVRFKVVKVSGVSLLALFKEKKEKPRS, from the exons ATGGG GAAGACACGTGGTATGGGAGCTGGTCGCAAACTGAAGTCCCACCGCATAAGGCAAAGGTGGGCTGACAAGTCATATAAGAAGTCTCACCTTGGCAATGAATGGAAGAAGCCATTTGCCGGGTCTTCCCACGCCAAAGGCATTGTCCTTGAGAAGAT AGGTATTGAGGCTAAGCAGCCGAACTCAGCCATCCGGAAATGTGCCAGGGTACAGCTTATTAAGAATGGGAAGAAGATTGCTGCTTTCGTCCCAAATGATGGTTGCTTAAACTACATAGAAGAGAAT GATGAGGTGTTGATTGCTGGATTTGGGCGTAAAGGGCATGCTGTCGGAGATATTCCTGGTGTCAGATTTAAGGTTGTTAAGGTATCCGGTGTCTCTCTCCTGGCTCTCTttaaagagaagaaagagaagccAAGGTCTTAG